The following are from one region of the Acidobacteriota bacterium genome:
- a CDS encoding type II toxin-antitoxin system RelE/ParE family toxin, with product MSSRHVDIHPEAIAEAQAASRWYLERSVSAAETYLAELDMAVEAIAENPKMWPRYVHGTRRYVFHRFPFYLVYRETAGRIEIIALAHGRRKPGYWKSRIA from the coding sequence GTGTCCTCACGACATGTAGACATACATCCTGAGGCAATCGCCGAGGCACAAGCGGCAAGCCGCTGGTATCTGGAAAGAAGTGTTTCAGCCGCGGAGACTTATCTTGCCGAGCTGGATATGGCCGTTGAAGCGATAGCCGAAAACCCCAAGATGTGGCCGCGCTATGTGCATGGAACGCGGCGCTATGTCTTCCATCGCTTCCCTTTTTATCTGGTGTATCGAGAAACCGCCGGCCGAATTGAAATCATTGCTTTGGCCCACGGCCGACGCAAACCTGGATACTGGAAAAGCAGGATCGCCTAA
- a CDS encoding addiction module protein — MKENIAYILEQALRLPPEARAALAGSLLDSLDETLDSEAESAWAAEIASRIREIDEGKAPLIPWAEARARIAE, encoded by the coding sequence ATGAAAGAGAATATCGCCTATATCCTTGAACAGGCCTTGAGGCTCCCCCCGGAGGCACGGGCTGCCCTTGCAGGCTCCTTGCTTGACAGCCTTGACGAAACTTTGGACAGCGAAGCAGAGTCAGCGTGGGCGGCTGAAATAGCCTCTCGCATCCGGGAGATTGACGAAGGGAAAGCCCCTCTCATTCCCTGGGCCGAAGCCAGAGCGAGAATTGCAGAATAG